The DNA sequence CATCCGGATGGCTTTCCATGCCATTCGCTCTGGTGAGGGGCATGCCCTCGTGGCCGCCGGCGTGGAGACGGTGAGCCGATCACGGCGGGGCACCAGCGACAGTCCGCCGGTTGACGAGGGTGCCGATCCGCGCGACCGCTCGAAGAATCCGTGGGTCAATCCCAAATTCGCAGCCGCACAGCAGATTACCCGCGAACGTGCCCAGGCGGGTACGGGTCCGTGGCTCGACCCGCGGACCGCGGGACATCTGCCCGATGTGTACATCGCGATGGGTCAGACCGCCGAGAACGTCGCGCAGATCGACGGCATCACACGTCGTGACCAGGACGAGTTCGCGGCACGGTCTCAGCAGCTGGCCGAGGCTGCGGCAATGAACGGGTTCTGGGCGCGGGAAATCACTCCCTATCGAGTCGATGAGTCGACGCTGGTGGACCGTGACGACTGTCCGCGACCGGGGACCACGGTGGACGGCCTTGCCGGATTGAAGCCGGTGTTTCGCCCAGACGGGACTGTGACCGCCGGAAACGCCTGTCCGCTCAACGACGGTGCAGCCGCGGTGGTCGTGACCAGCGATGTATTGGCCCGAAGGTTGGGTATCACGCCTCTGGCACGTGTCGTGTCGACGGGTGTCACCGGTCTTTCGCCGGAGATCATGGGCCTGGGACCGGTCGAGGCCACCAGACGAGCATTGGCCAACGCCGGGTTGGCTGTATCGGATATCGACCAGTTCGAGATCAACGAGGCGTTCGCTGCGCAGGTGCTGGCCAGTATTCGACGCTTAGGTCTGGATCCCGACAAGGTCAACGTCAACGGTGGCGCCATCGCGGTCGGGCATCCGTTCGGGATGACCGGAGCACGCATTGCCACGACCTTGATCAATTCACTGCGTTGGCATGACGCCCAGTTCGGCATGGAGACGATGTGTGTGGGCGGCGGTCAGGGCATGGCGCTGGTGCTTGAACGGCTGAGCTGAGCAGCGGTTAGCCCAGAGCTCTCAGGCCGTGTGCGACGAACTCCGGAACCGTTGCTCCGGCGTCGAGTTGGCCGGCGCCCGCCTCGGCACCGTGACGGGCCCGGTGCGCGATGCCCTCAGCGATCACTGCGATCTTGAGGCAGGCCAGGCCGATGTAGAACCCCCAATCGGAAAGGTCGCGCCCGGAGACGTGAGCGTATCGCTCTGCGATGGCGTCTGCGGTGGGTAAGCGGGGGCTGGTCCAGGCCGCAGCAGTGCCGATCACTGCGTCGAATTCGGGCATCCGGTAGACACACATCAGGGCCAGGTCAGTCAGAGGGTCACCGAGTGTCGACATCTCCCAATCGAGGACAGCGCGGACCGTCGACACGGCCGCTGGGTCGAGGATCGTGTTGTCCACCCGGAAGTCACCGTGGATGACCGACGAGGTGCTGTGCGAGGGGACGCGGTCGGCCAGTCGGTTGGCCAGCGTGTCGAGGTCGGCGATCTCGCGGGACTTCACCCGCTCCCACTGTCGTACCCACAAGGCCACCTGCCGGCTGGTGAAACCGTCTGGGCGGCCGAAGGTTTCCAGCCCCACCGACGTGTAGTCGACGGAGTGGATCGAGACCAGGCAGTCGACCAGGGTGTCGGTCAGGCTGCTGATCTTGTCGTCGGTCAGGCCGCTCAGGTCGTCTTGACTGCGAATCACGGTCCCGTCGACAAACTCCACGATGCTGACCGGTACGCCCAGTGCCGAACCGTCAGGGTCACAGGCCACCGCCGCTGCAATGGGCACCACGGTACCGCTCAGCGCCTTGGTGACGGTGAATTCGCGGGCGACGTCATGTGCTGACGGGGTGAGGCCGCCAAGGGGCGGTTGTCTCATCACCCAAGTCGAGACCCCGTCGGAGACCTTGTGGGTCAGGTTGGATCGTCCACCACTGATGAAGTCAGCGTGCAGATCGCCGGCAACGTCAACGCCGTTGTCGCAGAGGAACTGTCGCAGGGTAGCAAGGCTCACGCCGCCGGCGCTCATCGGGCCTGCACCGCGTTGCGGGCAGCCCGCACCCGCCGCTTGGCCAGCGCCCAGCGGTGGACCTCGGAAGGGCCGTCGTAGACGCGGAACGGCCGAACCTCCCGGAGCAACCGGGCAATCGGAAGGTCCTCCGAGACACCCATGCCGCCACACATCTGTACCGAGCGGTCGACGATGCGGTAGATGGCCTCGGCGGCAAAAGTTTTCGCAATTGACGTCGACTCCGCTGCGGCATCCCCCTGGTCGAGTTCCCAGCACGCTCTCACCAGCAGAGCACGGGTGGCAGCGATATCGATCTCGTTGTCGGCGATCATCTGCTGGATCATGCCCAGATCGCCCAGGCGCGCACCGAACGCCTCGCGATTGGCGACATAGTCCAGCGCGACATCGTGGGCTCGGCGCGCGGCACCCAGCCACCGCATCACATGGGTCATGCGTGCCGGTCCCAACCTCACCTGTGCATAGCTGAAGCCCTGGTCGACCTCGCCGAGTACCGCATCCGCACCGACCAGGACGCCGTCGAACTTCACCTCGCAGTGTCCGCCCAGCATCGAATGATCCAGAGTGGCGATGTGGCGCCCGACGGAGAGGCCGGGCGTCTGCGCGGGTACCAGGAACATCGTCGCTCCGCCGCGTTGACCGGGTTCGCCGGAGGTACGGGCCATCACGATGAAGAATGCCGCGCCATCGGCTCCGGTGATGAACCATTTGTGTCCGGTGATCCGCCAGCGATCGCCGGTCCATTCGGCTCGGGTACGCAGCGCCGCCGGGTCCGAGCCGGCCCCCGGAGCCGGCTCGGTCATCGCGAAGGCGGAGCGCACCGCACCGGTGGCCAGTGGGGCCAGAAACTCCGCTCGTTGTGCGGCGCTGGCCACGTGCGCCAGCAGATGCACGTTCCCTTCGTCTGGCGCAGCGATATTGAGCGCGGTCGGGCCGAACACCGAATAGCCGGCCGCTTCGAAGACAGGCGAGCGATCCGACATATTCAGGCCGAGTCCGCCGTACTCGACGGGGGCGTGTGGTGCAAACACGCCGGCAGCCTTCGCCGCGTCCTGGAGCTCGCGCCGGATCGCGTCACCGCCTGCGGCGCTGATATCGCCGTGGTATCGGTCGTCGATCGGAAGCACGGTCGTGGACACGAACTGCTCCGTGCGCTCGACCAGGTCCATGACGTCCTGCCGATAGGACAAGTTTACTGTCATGTGCTGCTCCAATGCTGTGTCCCGAGTGATCGCTCTGTATCCGCGAATTCTGCTGAGGCTGGCATATCGGCTATGTTTTGTTCAACAACAGCGCTTTAGCGGTGCGCATCGGCGACAAAACCGCAGGATCGAGGACCGGAATGTTCAGTATTTCTGAACAGCAGGCACC is a window from the Mycolicibacterium anyangense genome containing:
- a CDS encoding acetyl-CoA C-acetyltransferase, with amino-acid sequence MVDAPQAVIVAAARTPIGRAFKGSLNSVRADDLCAAAVQAAMAQVPQLGPGDLDDLMVGCGAPGGEQGFNMARVIALLLGWDSVPGTTVTRYCASSLQTIRMAFHAIRSGEGHALVAAGVETVSRSRRGTSDSPPVDEGADPRDRSKNPWVNPKFAAAQQITRERAQAGTGPWLDPRTAGHLPDVYIAMGQTAENVAQIDGITRRDQDEFAARSQQLAEAAAMNGFWAREITPYRVDESTLVDRDDCPRPGTTVDGLAGLKPVFRPDGTVTAGNACPLNDGAAAVVVTSDVLARRLGITPLARVVSTGVTGLSPEIMGLGPVEATRRALANAGLAVSDIDQFEINEAFAAQVLASIRRLGLDPDKVNVNGGAIAVGHPFGMTGARIATTLINSLRWHDAQFGMETMCVGGGQGMALVLERLS
- a CDS encoding acyl-CoA dehydrogenase family protein, giving the protein MTVNLSYRQDVMDLVERTEQFVSTTVLPIDDRYHGDISAAGGDAIRRELQDAAKAAGVFAPHAPVEYGGLGLNMSDRSPVFEAAGYSVFGPTALNIAAPDEGNVHLLAHVASAAQRAEFLAPLATGAVRSAFAMTEPAPGAGSDPAALRTRAEWTGDRWRITGHKWFITGADGAAFFIVMARTSGEPGQRGGATMFLVPAQTPGLSVGRHIATLDHSMLGGHCEVKFDGVLVGADAVLGEVDQGFSYAQVRLGPARMTHVMRWLGAARRAHDVALDYVANREAFGARLGDLGMIQQMIADNEIDIAATRALLVRACWELDQGDAAAESTSIAKTFAAEAIYRIVDRSVQMCGGMGVSEDLPIARLLREVRPFRVYDGPSEVHRWALAKRRVRAARNAVQAR
- a CDS encoding phosphotransferase family protein, which produces MSAGGVSLATLRQFLCDNGVDVAGDLHADFISGGRSNLTHKVSDGVSTWVMRQPPLGGLTPSAHDVAREFTVTKALSGTVVPIAAAVACDPDGSALGVPVSIVEFVDGTVIRSQDDLSGLTDDKISSLTDTLVDCLVSIHSVDYTSVGLETFGRPDGFTSRQVALWVRQWERVKSREIADLDTLANRLADRVPSHSTSSVIHGDFRVDNTILDPAAVSTVRAVLDWEMSTLGDPLTDLALMCVYRMPEFDAVIGTAAAWTSPRLPTADAIAERYAHVSGRDLSDWGFYIGLACLKIAVIAEGIAHRARHGAEAGAGQLDAGATVPEFVAHGLRALG